The Cellulophaga lytica DSM 7489 nucleotide sequence ACTATTAATCCCAAAACCGTAATAAGAGTATGTTTTCAGACAAGAATAAACCTAGAGATGTTGTAGATATGGGCGGCCAGCCTAACAGAATTGGAAAAAACACCAAAATTAAAGGTGATATAGTTTCAGAAGCCGATTTTAGAATTGACGGTAAGTTAGATGGTAACGTAAAAACATCTGGTAAGGTAGTTATTGGCAAAGATGGCTACATTCACGGAAAGGTAGAGTGTGTAAATGCAGACATAGAAGGCGGTTTTAACGGTGAGTTATTAGTATCTGATTTGTTATCATTAAAATCTTCAGCAGTAATAGAAGGTACAGTTTCTGTTTCTAAGCTTGCTGTAGAGCCAGGTGCTACTTTTAATGCATCATGTGTTATGGGAGGTAAAAATGGAGCCTTATCTGGCGCTAAACAAGCTTCAGCTGGTGGAACTTCCAAAGCTTCCTAATAACAATAAGCCAAACCACTTAAAAAATGCCGCAATGCTATCTGGTATTGCTTTTCAAATGGGAGCTATAATATACTTAGCTCATAAAGGAGGTATGTGGTTGGATGGCTATTATAACATCAAAAACGAAATTTTTACTATAATTGCTACACTTTCTGGTGTAGCAATTTCTATTTTTGCGGTAGTTACACAATTAAAAAAAATTAAATTCTAATGGCAAACCATAAGTTGCTTATCTATTTTTTTATCACAATTCTTATTTCTTTAGCGGTAGCTTTTGGTGTTCATCTGTTGGTACTAGATGATATGCAAAAACCTTTATTTGATAATAAAATTGTGCTTTCTTATGTTATTAATTTTGTGCTGGTAACTGCTATATTCACAATTATTTACCTGTTAAGAAATCAGTTTAAAACACAATTAGGTATATTTTTTATAGTAGGTAGTGCTATAAAATTTCTTTTCTTTTTTATGCTTTTTTACCCATCTTTTAATGCAGATGACAATATTAACTTAACAGAATTTGCTTCATTTTTTGTCCCGTACAGTATATGTTTGCTGATAGAGACGTTTTTTATTGCTAAAGTGCTCAAAAACTTAGATTAACGTTTTAAAATGATGCGGTTTTTGGTTGGTGTTAAAATAATCAAAAAAAGGTTTTTTTCTTTTTGACAGAAAAGCGTACATTTGCACCGATTTTTAGAGACCGATATTTTTTGAGCAATATGCGAAATACATTTTTTAGTAAAATTATTTTAGTCACGGCACTTGTGTTTAGTTTGGGTTCTTTTGCGAACGACAACAATGAGCCACAAGAAAATGATTCACAAGTAAATAGTAGCGAAGAGATTCAGGCTTACATTAGCCATCACTTAGCAGATTCACACGACTTCACTTTGTATTCGTATACAAACGATGCGGGAGAGCGTAAACATGTTGGTTTTCCGTTGCCAGTTATTGTTTGGACAAGTCAAGGTCTTAAGACGTTTATGTCTTCAGAATTTCACCATAATGATGATGGTCATGTTGTTGTTGATAAGGATGGTGTTAAGTTAACCAAAATTCACAGTAAAATATATGAGTTAGAAGAAGGTGCTACAGCAGTTTCTTTTGACGAGGAGCACCATGCTACAAATGCACATAAAGTTTGGGATTTTTCAATTACCAAAACAGTTGTGGGTATTTTGTTGGCAGGTTTATTAATGCTTTGGGGCTTTAGCTCATTAGCTAGAGGGTATAAAAAGAGCCCAATTCCAACAGGTTTTGGTCGTGTTTTAGAGCCACTAGTATTATATGTAAGAGATGAAATTGCAAGACCAAATATTGGTGAAAAGCACTACCGTAAGTTTATGGGCTTTTTATTAACGGTATTCTTTTTTATCTGGATATTAAACTTGTTAGGTTTAACTCCAATAGGTTTTAATGTTACAGGACAAATAGCGGTAACAGTTTGTTTGGCTTTATTTACATTTTTTATTGTACAATTTAACGGTAATAAAGATTACTGGAAACATATTTTCTGGATGCCTGGTGTTCCAGTTTTAATGAAAATAGCTTTAATTCCAATAGAGGTGTTGGGTATGTTAACAAAGCCATTTTCTTTATTAATTCGTTTATTTGCTAACATTACTGCTGGTCACGCCGTAGTTATGGGCTTAGTAGCTGTAACATTTACAGCAAGAGAAGCTTTAGGTGTTGGTGGTAGTTTAGGTGTATCATTCTTTTTAACGTTATTCATTTCTTTAATAGAAATTTTAGTAGCGTTTTTACAGGCCTTTATTTTTACAATGTTGTCTTCATTGTTTATTGGTATGGCTGTAGAAGAGCATGATCACCATTAATTTTAGTTTGAAATAAGAGTTTGTTTAATTTAATATAAATCAATTACTATGTACAATTTAATTGGAGCAGGATTAATCGTTATCGGAGGTGGTATCGGTTTAGGTCAAATCGGTGGTAAAGCAATGGAAGGTATTGCTCGTCAACCTGAGGCAGCTGGAAAAATCCAAACAGCAATGATTATTATCGGAGCATTATTAGAAGGTTTAGCTTTCGGTGCTTTGATCTTAGGAAAAGCTTAAGGACAAAAACAACAATCGCATTCCTGTAACGGTTGGTTACAGGATGTGTTTGTAATTAAACAAAAAACAAAAAGAATATAATTTATATTTTATAATGGATCAGTTATTAAACGATTTTTCGCCTGGGTTGTTTTTCATGTTACTAATAATTTTATTAGTACTTATCTTCTTAATGGTTAAGTTTGCATGGAAACCAATAATGAACGCTTTAAATGAAAGAGAAGACGGTATTAAAAGCGCTTTAGAAGAGGCAGAAAATGCACGTAAAGAAATGCAAAATTTGCAAGCAGATAACGAAAGGTTATTGCAAGAAGCACGTGCAGAACGTGATGCTATGTTAAAAGAAGCTCGCGAAATAAAAGAAAAAATTGTTGCAGATGCAAAAGAGCAGTCTATTATAGAAGGCGATAAAATAATTGCACAGGCACAAGCTACTATAGAAAGTGAAAAGAACGCAGCAGTAGCAGATATTAAAAACCAAGTAGCTAACTTATCTGTGCAAATAGCAGAGAAAGTTATTAAGGAGCAATTGTCTAACAATGACAAGCAACTTAAATTGGTTGAAGATATGGTAGGCGATATTAAGCTAAACTAATAAGAGAAAATGAACGAGTCTAGAGCAGCTATTAGATACGCAAAAGCCATTTTAAACCAAGCGGTTGAAAGTAAGGCTACAGATGCAGTTGAAAAAGATATGCATTCTGTTGTACAAACAATTTCTGACAGCAAGGAACTTCAAGACGTATTGGCTAGTCCAATAATTAAAGGAGATGTAAAAAAGAATGCTTTGCTAGCTGTTTTTACAGGAAGTCATAGTATTTCAGAAGGACTTATTTCTTTGCTTGTAGATAATAAAAGAGTATCACTTTTAAAAGATGTTGCTCAGCACTATATTGTTTTAAACGAAAAGCTTAAAGGAGAAGAAACAGCGGTAGTAACAACTGCAGTTGCCTTAACTAAAGATTTAGAAGCAAAAGTTTTAGAACAGTTAACAAAATTAACCGGTAAAAAAGTGTCAATAACAAATGTTATAGATGAAAGCATTATTGGTGGTTTTGTATTAAGAATTGGCGATTTGCAATACAATGCAAGTGTAGCTAATAAATTAAATAGTTTAAAAAGAGAATTTTCAAACAGTCTATAGTCTTTGGTTTACACTACGGACTTTGTAAATATTAATTAAAACAACATGGCAGGAGTAAAAGCCGCTGAAGTATCAGCAATTTTAAAGCAACAGTTATCAGGATTTGACGCTAGCGCATCTTTAGATGAAGTAGGGTCAGTATTACAAGTAGGTGATGGTATTGTACGCGCTTACGGATTAGCTAACGCTCAATACGGAGAGTTAGTAGAATTTGAAGGTGGTTTAGAAGGTATAGTACTTAACTTAGAAGAAGATAACGTTGGTATTGTATTATTAGGTGGTTCTAAAGGAGTTAAAGAAGGCTCTACTGTAAAACGTACAAACCGTATTGCATCTGTAAAAGTAGGTGAAGGTATTGTTGGTCGTGTTGTAGATACTTTAGGTAACCCAATAGATGGTAAAGGACCAATTGCTGGAGAAACTTATGAAATGCCATTAGAGCGTAAAGCTCCAGGTGTTGTATATCGTGAGCCAGTTACAGAGCCATTACAAACAGGTATTAAAGCAATTGATGCTATGATTCCAGTTGGTAGAGGTCAGCGTGAGTTGGTAATTGGAGATAGACAAACTGGTAAAACTACTGTTTGTATTGATGCTATATTAAATCAAAAAGAATTTTACGATGCAGGTAATCCTGTATATTGTATATATGTTGCTGTAGGTCAAAAGGCTTCTACAGTAGCTTTAATTGCTAAAACATTAGAAGAAAAAGGTGCTTTAGCTTACACAACAATAGTAGCTGCAAATGCATCAGATCCTGCTGCAATGCAAGTTTATGCTCCTTTTACAGGTGCTTCTATTGGTGAGTACTTTAGAGATACTGGTAGACCAGCTTTAATTGTTTTTGATGATTTATCTAAACAAGCAGTTGCTTACCGTGAGGTGTCTTTATTATTACGTCGTCCTCCAGGACGTGAGGCGTACCCTGGTGATGTATTCTACCTACACTCTAGATTGTTAGAGCGTTCTGCAAGAGTTATTAATGATGATAGCATTGCTAAGGATATGAATGATTTACCAGAGTCTTTAAAGCCAATGGTAAAAGGTGGTGGTTCTTTAACTGCATTACCAATTATTGAAACTCAGGCTGGTGACGTTTCTGCATATATCCCAACAAACGTAATTTCTATTACAGACGGACAAATTTTCTTAGATGGAGATTTATTTAACTCTGGTGTACGTCCGGCAATTAACGTAGGTATCTCTGTATCTCGTGTTGGTGGTTCTGCACAAATTAAATCTATGAAAAAAGTATCTGGTACTTTAAAACTAGATCAGGCTCAGTATCGTGAGTTAGAAGCGTTTGCTAAGTTTGGTTCAGATTTAGATGCATCTACATTAAACGTTATTGAAAAAGGTAAGCGTAACGTTGAGATCTTAAAGCAAGCTCAAAACGATCCTTACACTGTAGAAGATCAAGTAGCTGTTATTTATGCAGGTTCTAAAAACTTATTAAAAAACGTACCAGTAGAAAAGGTTAAAGAATTTGAAGCGGAATATGTAGAGTTTTTAAATGCTAAACACAGAGACGTTTTAGATACCTTAAAAGCAGGTAAATTAACTGACGAGGTTACAGATACTTTAGTAGCTGTATGTAAAGACCTTTCGGCAAAATATAAAGCATAATCCCCTTCTTAATTTCTTGTCAAGAGACAATAAAAAAAAGGGAATTTTAATTAGACTAATCAATCCCTCTCCTTTTGGAGAGGTTAGGAGAGGAAAAAATGGCAAACTTAAAAGAAATACGTAATAGAATAGCATCAGTATCTTCAACTATGCAGATTACCAGCGCAATGAAAATGGTATCTGCAGCAAAGTTAAAGAAGGCACAAGATGCAATTACTGCAATGAGGCCTTATTCTGATAAATTAACTGAGCTTTTACAAAGTTTAAGTGCTAATTTAGATGCGGATTCTGGTAGTAAGTTTTCTGAAGAAAGAGAAATTAATAAAGTTTTAATAGTTTCCATAACTTCTAATCGTGGTTTATGTGGTGCTTTTAACTCTAACATTCTTAAGCAAAGTGTTTCTTTAGCAGAAAACACATATGCAGGTAAAGAAGTAGAATTTCTTGCAATAGGGAAAAAATCTAACGATTTTCTTTCTAAAAACTATAATGTAATTGCTAACCATAGTGCGGTTTATGACGATTTAACTTTTGATAATATAGCTGCAATTGCAGAAGATTTAATGGAGTTATTTGTTAACGGTACTTATGATAAGATTGATGTTGTTTACAACAAGTTTAAAAATGCAGCAACGCAAATTGTAATGACAGAGCAGTTTTTACCAATTGTAGCAGCTGTATCAGAAAACGAAACTAGTAACAACAACAATACAGATTATATTTATGATCCTTCTGAAAAAGAAATTGTTGAGCAACTAATTCCTAAGTCTTTAAAAACACAATTATACAAAGGTGTTAGAGATTCTTTTGCTAGTGAGCACGGTGCACGTATGACGGCTATGCACAAAGCAACAGATAATGCAACAGAGCTTAGAGATCAGTTAAAATTAACGTATAACAAAGCAAGACAAGCAGCTATTACTAATGAAATATTAGAAATTGTTGGTGGTGCAGAAGCGTTAAATAACTAAAAATTAGTTTACTGTAGTCTATATATTAAATAAATTTATGATGTAAGTCTGATTTATTACGTAACTAGACGAATAATATAAATTAAAACCTCACTTCTGGTGAGGTTTTTGTTTTTTTGAAATCTTTTAAAAGAAATACTTGGCATTAAATTTGTCATTGTATCTTTATAAATATCAAAACACCCCCATTATGAAAAATTCAATCTTTAGTATACTTGTAGTTTTAGGAATGTTAACGAGCTGTTCTTCTCAAAAGAATTTAGTTGATTCTGCTCCTTTTGAAATAGGAACCGCATATTGCCAAGATTGGTATGGCGGTAAAGAACAATCTGGTGCTGGTGTAGAATTAAAAATTCCTGTAGCTAACTTAGATGGTTACAGAGTTAACTCTATATATTTTAGAGAACAACAATCTTATGTGAAAATAAAAGATGAAGATGGGCAAAAATTTGTTGTAGCAACAATGGTAGCTAAAAAAGCTATGCCGCCTAAAGATATGGTTGTGCATGCAGACCCAAAAAAGGAAGTAGGTAATAAACCAGTAACAAAACAATTGCAAAAAGACTTTCCGTTTGAGTTGGCTTATGACGAAGCTGTTTTAAGCTATTATAGAGGCGATGTAATAAACTATGTTAAAATAACTGGTATAAAGCATAAGCAGGCTATAATTTATCCTTCTAGGTCTAAAGAGTAAGACTTTGTTTACTAGGGTATAAATAACTACTTTTAAACTCTAATTAAACGCTATTGAATCCTTTTAAAAAACTTTTTAAGCAAACCTTTGTGTATGGCTTGGCAACGGTGTTGCCAAGAATGCTGTCTTTTCTTTTGGTGCGTGTGTATACAGACGTAATGGATCCAGATCTTTATGGTCAGGTTTCTGTTATTTTTGCTTGGTTTGCAATTTTTAACGTGTTTTTGGCTTATGGTATGGAGACAGCCTTTTTTAGGTTCTACCATAAATCTGAGGATAAAGAAAAGGTAATTTCGACATCACTTATTTCCATAGCTGTTTCTACCTTAACTTTTTTTGTAGTTGCATTAATATTAAAAAATCCTTTAGCTAGTTTTGCAGGTATACGGGAAGAGTTTATTTCTTATGCAATTTTTATACTAGTTTTAGATGCTTTAGTAATTATTCCTTTTGCATGGCTTAGAGCCACAGAAAAGCCAATGAAATATGCAGTTATTAAAATTGTAAATATTTGTATCAATCTTGGTTTAAATCTCTTTTTCTTATTGTTGTTACCAAAGCTAGTTGTTGGTAATGCAGATTCTGTTTTTGCATCAATCTATAAAGAAGACTTTCAAATTTCATATATATTTATATCAAACTTAATTGCTAGCGGAGTCACATTAGTTTTAA carries:
- a CDS encoding bactofilin family protein; this translates as MFSDKNKPRDVVDMGGQPNRIGKNTKIKGDIVSEADFRIDGKLDGNVKTSGKVVIGKDGYIHGKVECVNADIEGGFNGELLVSDLLSLKSSAVIEGTVSVSKLAVEPGATFNASCVMGGKNGALSGAKQASAGGTSKAS
- a CDS encoding AtpZ/AtpI family protein — protein: MELPKLPNNNKPNHLKNAAMLSGIAFQMGAIIYLAHKGGMWLDGYYNIKNEIFTIIATLSGVAISIFAVVTQLKKIKF
- a CDS encoding DUF6168 family protein → MANHKLLIYFFITILISLAVAFGVHLLVLDDMQKPLFDNKIVLSYVINFVLVTAIFTIIYLLRNQFKTQLGIFFIVGSAIKFLFFFMLFYPSFNADDNINLTEFASFFVPYSICLLIETFFIAKVLKNLD
- the atpB gene encoding F0F1 ATP synthase subunit A — its product is MRNTFFSKIILVTALVFSLGSFANDNNEPQENDSQVNSSEEIQAYISHHLADSHDFTLYSYTNDAGERKHVGFPLPVIVWTSQGLKTFMSSEFHHNDDGHVVVDKDGVKLTKIHSKIYELEEGATAVSFDEEHHATNAHKVWDFSITKTVVGILLAGLLMLWGFSSLARGYKKSPIPTGFGRVLEPLVLYVRDEIARPNIGEKHYRKFMGFLLTVFFFIWILNLLGLTPIGFNVTGQIAVTVCLALFTFFIVQFNGNKDYWKHIFWMPGVPVLMKIALIPIEVLGMLTKPFSLLIRLFANITAGHAVVMGLVAVTFTAREALGVGGSLGVSFFLTLFISLIEILVAFLQAFIFTMLSSLFIGMAVEEHDHH
- the atpE gene encoding ATP synthase F0 subunit C: MYNLIGAGLIVIGGGIGLGQIGGKAMEGIARQPEAAGKIQTAMIIIGALLEGLAFGALILGKA
- a CDS encoding F0F1 ATP synthase subunit B encodes the protein MDQLLNDFSPGLFFMLLIILLVLIFLMVKFAWKPIMNALNEREDGIKSALEEAENARKEMQNLQADNERLLQEARAERDAMLKEAREIKEKIVADAKEQSIIEGDKIIAQAQATIESEKNAAVADIKNQVANLSVQIAEKVIKEQLSNNDKQLKLVEDMVGDIKLN
- the atpH gene encoding ATP synthase F1 subunit delta gives rise to the protein MNESRAAIRYAKAILNQAVESKATDAVEKDMHSVVQTISDSKELQDVLASPIIKGDVKKNALLAVFTGSHSISEGLISLLVDNKRVSLLKDVAQHYIVLNEKLKGEETAVVTTAVALTKDLEAKVLEQLTKLTGKKVSITNVIDESIIGGFVLRIGDLQYNASVANKLNSLKREFSNSL
- the atpA gene encoding F0F1 ATP synthase subunit alpha, coding for MAGVKAAEVSAILKQQLSGFDASASLDEVGSVLQVGDGIVRAYGLANAQYGELVEFEGGLEGIVLNLEEDNVGIVLLGGSKGVKEGSTVKRTNRIASVKVGEGIVGRVVDTLGNPIDGKGPIAGETYEMPLERKAPGVVYREPVTEPLQTGIKAIDAMIPVGRGQRELVIGDRQTGKTTVCIDAILNQKEFYDAGNPVYCIYVAVGQKASTVALIAKTLEEKGALAYTTIVAANASDPAAMQVYAPFTGASIGEYFRDTGRPALIVFDDLSKQAVAYREVSLLLRRPPGREAYPGDVFYLHSRLLERSARVINDDSIAKDMNDLPESLKPMVKGGGSLTALPIIETQAGDVSAYIPTNVISITDGQIFLDGDLFNSGVRPAINVGISVSRVGGSAQIKSMKKVSGTLKLDQAQYRELEAFAKFGSDLDASTLNVIEKGKRNVEILKQAQNDPYTVEDQVAVIYAGSKNLLKNVPVEKVKEFEAEYVEFLNAKHRDVLDTLKAGKLTDEVTDTLVAVCKDLSAKYKA
- the atpG gene encoding ATP synthase F1 subunit gamma, whose translation is MANLKEIRNRIASVSSTMQITSAMKMVSAAKLKKAQDAITAMRPYSDKLTELLQSLSANLDADSGSKFSEEREINKVLIVSITSNRGLCGAFNSNILKQSVSLAENTYAGKEVEFLAIGKKSNDFLSKNYNVIANHSAVYDDLTFDNIAAIAEDLMELFVNGTYDKIDVVYNKFKNAATQIVMTEQFLPIVAAVSENETSNNNNTDYIYDPSEKEIVEQLIPKSLKTQLYKGVRDSFASEHGARMTAMHKATDNATELRDQLKLTYNKARQAAITNEILEIVGGAEALNN